In Nyctibius grandis isolate bNycGra1 chromosome 13, bNycGra1.pri, whole genome shotgun sequence, the sequence ccattttcttctaACAGGATCACTTAAACCAGTGATACAGATCAGTCTTACTATCTAACACTCTGACCCTCTTTCTGTCTTAGCAGCAGTGATGTTGTAGCCTTTTCAGGTGCACTTGGAACAGAGTCATAATAATAAGGGGGTTActgtttagaaaacaaaactacaaaGACTCATTCTTTTGAAAGACTCTAGTGTAGATGGGATTGCAACATGTGAAACCACAATCCTCATCCTGTCTTCCTGCAGAGAAATGGCTCAGAAACAATCCAATGCAGAGTATGTTCAGGTACCtaatgaagaaaacattcctGCGGCCACAGTTCCATCAAGCAATGCGACAAATGAATATCCTAGTGTTGATGAAACAGCAGCCTCTGGAATACCTGAAAATGACGAAAAGcaagaagtggaaaaagaagaaacagcctAGAGTTTTAACACAGTTTTCCTTGTCAGCTTTGGACCCCTTTATACAAAAATTGTTGTCATTGAATTAACAGAGAAGCATGACTAAAACTTAAACGGGCATTTGTATTGTGAACCACTGGGCTGGAGACTGAAAAGGGTCTGATACACATGCACTTCGTGAATAGCAGAAGATTTGGCCTTTAAAGTTAACCAAATTTCATTTATTATCTCGTTATAATTATACATAAAAAGACTATCATCCACATTGATCCAACCTATTTTGCAAAACTAATTAGGGAATGGGCTGAAGAATTTGACAAAGTAGGAGCTTTCCAGTCAGCTATCAGTAATGCTGTATGTATCCATACAGTTCTGAACCACAGCAGTTTTTCCAGAAACAGTGTTGGCCAATCTCATGTTTCCTGTGCACCAAGAACAATCAACATGGCCAATACATTGCAGTGTTTAAAGGATCTGATTTTGCACGtcagaagtaaaaagaaacatcatCAGTGTCATCAGAGTGCAGACACAGAGGTTAAGACCTGGACCAATGAAATCTTGTGTGTCTGAATTCCacttaaagcttaaaaaaaaaaaaagatcctggAAACTTTCACCCTGTTGCTGCCTGACATGGAACACATTTTCTTAACAGTGTCCTTTCTTGGCTTTAAAGTTCCCAAGGCACCAGCAGTCCCGAGTTGTGTCTTTCAGCAGTTCTGGTTTTCAGTTTAATGGAACTAGCATTCAGGCACCCAGTTCAGACATCGACTGACTGGTTTCCAGACAACAGGAGCTGGAAATCTAAATCCCTTGCAAGGTTTGTCATAATAGGCACACAGAGTATCAGATTCCTCATAACATGCAGATACAGCTGCTTTCAAAACTTAGAAGTGAATACTGCTAACTATACAACACGCTAGTTTCGATTGCTTCCTCTGCCTGAGATGATTTCCATCTATTTCAGGCAACTGTCCCACCCACTAAGCAACAAACTCATGCTACTTTTCTTCTGGTCTCTTTGGCCCAGTGTAACTTTGACTGTGTTCTATAGGTTAAAGcatgaagaggaaaggaaagtaGTGCATGTACACCAGTAGCCAACAGATGAGTAATGAGCGCTCTCttggagggaggaaagggaatgGAACCATATAGACTGATCACTAGACACCTCTTCTCTCTGGGCCTCATTTCTGAGGTTAAGTAAACTCAGGTCTTCAAAAGAGCAAAGATAGCTACTTTCAGAAGAGCTCAAGGACCACGGGGCTCAGGTGAATACAGACACACAGCCTCAGCACCTCCCTTCTGAACTACATGAGGCAGATACTCACTGACACAAGGAGACACCGGTTTCAGTCTCGTGCACTGCAGAAAAATCTATCCAGCTCAGGGATCTGGAACTTCTTGGCACTGAAGTTTTTTACAGAATCTAATGTTCATAAATCCTTTGGTGACTGTTCCTAGCctgtaaatattaattatatgCAACAGTCATCTTTAAAATAGATAAAAGGATACGACTGTACTAAAATTTTCAGGTTCAGTTCCTACATCTCTAAGTATGTTTATCAAGAAAAcgaccaccaaaaaaaaaaaaagaacaacaaaaccaaaaaagatgGCAACATTTAAAGGCATGTAAGGCGTGAGGTCCTAATTAAGATTCAATTTGGATCACTAAACATAACTGTATTCATTGACCTTTCTACCCAGTTTTCTGGCTTTCAAGTATTTGTCTTTGATACGTGCCACCTAGCGTTTAGCCTCATTGCAGAGTAAAAGAGCATTTACAGTGCTCTTACAATACTGTTTTAGATAAAAACTGCTCGTGCTGGACTGCGAGGGTCAAACCCTTACTAATACCAACACTGCCATATCCTGCCAGTGGATCCTCacactcctctctccccagaATATCCAGGGTAAACCTTAAGTCATGACCTGTATGGAAGTCTCTTCTTCATCAGGCATCTCCCTTACTGACTCCTGTGACAATTCTGCTACGCAAAATCCACAAACTCACGTCCTTCAATCTAGGTTTAGAAGCTTACCGAAAATGTCCGATATTCACACCCAGAGTTTTATAAGCGTGCAGAACTACAACATTAAGCACGCTCAGTAACAGCAAGAGAAGAGTAAGTACTACCTGCTCCTGTTTGTGTGCCATTTCTTACCAACGGTGTTTCCTAATGAGATAATTCGTAACAATTATCAGTCCAAGGGAGCCCACGACTTGGCTGGCAGTggcattaattttaaataatttcttctctgaCATTCCTAGGCATTCTTTTACTCTTGCCCTTCATGGAAAATACAACCAACTCTCTTCAGGACACTGCTGTAGTTGTATTAGTTCTTCTAAAGTAATCTCCTGTATATATGTgtcttaattacatttttcttactgCAACAGTTTTCCAACTTTCACATCTCTCCAACAGCACTATCATGATTGAAGAGGTGAATATATTATGTGGtcattatcattattttttattcttcccttaAGGTCACCTCCACAAATTTCTCTGCATGTATTCCTTACATAACTTGCTACAGTAAGACAGGAGCTTATGCTGGTGAGGTTGTAATTACCTTCTATAGCTAAAACAATCTTCCTAAAACACCACAGGTCTTACATTTgctaaaaaagcagaaattgccCAAGTTATGTTGgtgtttttatataaaaacaaagaacaattGAACACAAGTTCTAGACTAATAATCCCTCTCATACTTCTAACCACCAGTGTGTAATAGGTagtattagaaaaaaacccaaaaagcaaaaaaaagaagaaaacagattgctgggtgtgaggaggaaggtaaggaaaataacatttatttggCGTTTCTTAACATATTGAGATGTTTTTGTAAGCCTTCTGGCAGATGTTTGTTCTCATTATGAAGTCTCTCTCATGtaaaatagtttattaaaaaggaTAGGGCACTGTTCCTAGCTTTCCACTGATGCTCTTGGCAAAGCACAAGCCAAATTAGGTATTGATCCACCGTGTGTAGCTCAAAAACCCTGCAGAGCTATGCAGgatgcagaaacatttttcagaattcGCCTCAGATGTTCCGACAGCCTTTGCTGCACTGCCCATTTACCTTCCCCTGATGGAGTAGGGATCATTAATACGGAAACCAGATATTAATCCAATATTCAAGCCACCATCTCCTAGGGAAGCAGATTTacaagctgcagagctgtggcagTGCTATACAAAGATCAAACACGAGCACAGAATTCTAACTTCAGCTTTTCTCAGTTAAAGTTTTTAGCACTGCCTCACAATATGCAAGAAACATTTACTCAGTCAGGTTCCTCTTTCAGGCAAGGCCTGCATGGCCAGAGCTTACTGTACAGGCAAGTTATCCCTCCTGCTCTCAATAGGTACCCGCAGTGAAATTTAAcctgcattttgctttctaGGATAGACTTAAAGTACTTGGTGaaggtatttgttttgttttaagttcTGTCTTGCTTGtcaaaataaattgcattaCCTTAATCCCTACAGTCAAACTGTAGAAACTGTCATGTTCCATTTCAACCTTTCCTTGTAGCTGAAGAACAAACGTTCTATTTCCATACTGTGTAACGGATGGCAGGGTTTCATCTGACTTCTTGTTCACATCCCAAGCGTACAAGCTATTTAGAAAACATTGGTTTTGTTACATACAAGTTTAATAAAGTTTTGTAACACCAAAGACTGCTGTTTAGGAAAGttctttatttcacagaatttcatCAGCATCATTTGTTCAGAAGGGGGAAATCTATCCCACTAGGTCAAAAGTGTTACTAACATCAGAACAGAAGGTCACTTTTCAGACTCAGTCTCATTAGCTCTGCCTTCTAATAATGTAATACCAGGATTTGCTACGAGTAAACAGAGATTAAACCAGGCTTCTGCTACAAAATAAGATGGTAAACTGTGAGCATCAGTGCTGCATAATGGGAgccaaacagaagagaaaaagaaatctacaGAAGGagcaagaggaaataaaatcagatcTGAAATACATCCCAGAGACATATCCAGAGCCATCCGTTATATAGTAGTGTATTTGCAAAGGTAACTCTGAAACTGCACCTGCATTCTGCAAGCAGTCCAGTGCACTtcaaatacatgtatttaaagATTCAACGAAACAAGGTAAcaacagaaaagctttaaacaCTCAGAGCACACTTGAATAGACTAAGAGTAAAAATGGATACAATTATCTAAGTAACTGAGCAAACTGCATTCTACAAAGGAAGAAGTGTAGTTTAGAATCATCTGAAGGAAGAGAATCAGTATgcacaaaaaccaaacaaaaccccacagacAAAGCACAAAAGCTAAGGGAAAAAACACTCTACAATAagcttccaaaataaaactgactTTAAATGATTAAAGCATTTTTGGTCCTGTTGCTTGAAAGAAATAATCCTAAACTAGGTTCTGAAATAGAAGGAATGACTGCATTTATACAGATCATACTgtaaagtgaaagaaaactgcaagatactgaaaaatactttaaaatcagTGAACTGTTTCATTAACAGGAAGTACAAACAGTTGTTCTGGCACTGTACTTGAAGGAAAGCAAGAGATACACATTTTATTACCATGCTGATGCCCACACATGACATCCTAGTTGAACTATCAAAATACAAAGTTTGCAGTCGTAAATACAAGTGCAACACGGAAGAGAGTCAAGCCAGAAGTCCCCACTAGCCTTCCACCATTCTTTTGAGTATGGCTCCCAGGCCCCCTTTTGCCACTTTCAGTGGGGTCAGTTCTTCTTTATTCTCAATGTGAATACTTGCACCATGAGACACCAGCAGCTTTGCCTCCTCCACTCTCTCTTCATCACAGGCTAAATGACTGTAATGAGAACAAGAAACCCACCGCCACTATTAAAACAGTCCAAGCTTATAAAGAGCAATAATTACGCTTTGTCAAAACGACAGCGTGAATGTCGGGGGGGAGATACATCctagaacaaaaaaaccacacgCAACCAACTACCTACATAGATTCCAAAGCTTGCTGTCCAGTCACTCTGTTGTCATTAAGCAACTCAAGAAcgttcctcctgctgctgtcctcGCAACATTAAGATACTTCTTTAGATTAGGATTTGGCTCTGCAGTCAGCAAAGCTAAGGAGCACATAATCCACAGTGAAACTGGAAAACGGTAATCTCTATTTGAATCAAAAGTGATGAACTAAATCGTACGATGCTTAAAAATAACCTGAAGTAAAGAGTTACTGCAAATGCagcaaacacttttttccatttggcaTAGTATCATGAGAATACGTGTGTGTGTTCCAGGACAATACTGGGTGTTATGTATAGCTAAACATACTGCTTGATCTTATTCACAGCAAAATCTTGATTGCACTGTAGACAAGGCAGAGTTTTGCCACCAGCTTCAAAGCAGCTATGGTTTTACCCTTACAGATTCAAACTGATCTCTAAGATAACATCAAACACTGGATCGATTGTACTTAAATTGCAACTTATTTTCCTCAGAGAGGTGAAGAAAAGCTTCTAAAATTAGTTCTTGCTTGGCAGGACAGAGTAGGCCAGCCTGCAAGACCAGTTTCCTCCGACTTTGATGTCATTAGCTCACTTTCTACCCTCTAGCGGCAACCCAACGCATCCCAAATTATTACAAAAGGTGTTCTACACTTTTAAAGTAGATGTAGTAACACAAATTAAAGTACGTATGTACAGACACACTTAGGCAAAATACTAAGTATGATTTTCTCAAATCCCTTTTAATTACACAGGAGTGTGAAGCAACGGAGTACTTTGAGAcgagaaattaaaagaagaaattcaagTAATGGAGTTTCATTTCATAGAGATCATGCTatattaagcaaaataaaaataaaaaattacttacagAGGAGTATTCCCTTCAGAGTCCCGTATATTAACAGACGCATTGTGCTGCAGAAGGATCTGTACCATTTTTAGGTTTCCTttggctgctgctctgtgtaATGGAGTGGATTCAAAATGATCTCTCGCATCCGGATCAGCTCCGTTCTCTAAAAGCATGATTGCAATCTGAATAtgtagaaagagaaaggagttggggaggaggaagagatatTAATATAACTAAATACTTCTTCCAAGAGCAACACCACCTCCAGTAGCACAGGCAAACATACCTCTTTCTTATTTTTGGAGGCTGCATAATGCAGGGGCGTACAGCCGTTCTGATTGACCGCGTTTACATGAGCGCCCTTGGCAATGAGGGCTTTCACAATCCCATCACGGCCTGCCGAAGCGGCAATGTGTAAGGGAGTCCAACCAGCCTACAAGGCAAGGCAAAAACCACGTGATTCAAACCAGGAGTTCCAGGCAAAAACCATGACAAAGCATAACGCCAATACAGACTTGACTACTCATTAGTCACACTGCACGTGTTCTTAGAACTGTAAAGCTAAACATTATTGATTATCAACGGAGAGACAAGCCTCATGTCCTCTCACGTGCCTGCATTTAGTACCTGACAGAAGCTGTCAGGTGAATGACAGAAATCACTTCTGTTACGCAGTTACGCAGGGTATCTTTCAGGGCACTTTGCCCTACAGAATTAACAGTAGTGCTTTTTTCAGAACAAGTAAGAGTGGCAGAAAAGTGTGTCCAAAAGTTTATGCAATCTTTTCTATATCCGACCCTCTAATTAAACTGATGGgacaacattttcttctttaaggaTGATCTTTACAATGCTTCACAATGGATGTGATTATTTCAACCCTTCCTCTAGAACAGTAACAGACCATCTCCTTTACACCTCGGAAATCCCTGAACCTGTCACCTACTCTATAATGCCTTCCCCAATAACGAGAAATCTTCAGGGCACCTCATGACTTGGCACAACATATTTAAGAGGAACACACTGAGTTAAAGATAACATGAAAACCCCCAACAACAACCCAAACGCccctggttttgcagctttgATCGTAAGAAGAGTTCTCCTAAGACTCATCAAGTCTCATTACTATCTTTTCCACATAAACAGTGATATACTTCGACTCGCCTTTCTAGCGCACACACAGTAGTATGCGGCTTTTAAAACCTCCCAGAAACCACATGGATACCCCAACTGacgggaggagggagggaaggaaggaagcgaCCAGCGCCAGCCGCCACCGGGAGCTGCGAGGGGCACTTCTGCGGCTGAAACCATGACAGCAAAGGGTCCGAACACAAACCGCGCCACCAAATCCCCCACGCAAACCGCTTCGCAGCACTTCCTCAGCCTCCCGggggcagccccgcgccccAGGCCAGCCCCTcacaggggtgggggggtcccgcCAGGGCTGCCACACTCACATCGTCCTTGTCGTTCACAGGCACGCTGAGGCCGAGGAGGAGGTCGGCGACGTCCCCGTGTCCCGCCGAGCAGGCCCAGTGCAGCGCGGTCCGGTGGTcctgagggagggagggagggagggagggagcggcgGTGAGCGGGCGGCGGGAAAGGCGGGAGCAGGTGACAGGAGCcgcccggcggggagcggccccACAGGCCGCCCGCTCTCGCCGCGCCGGGCAGGGAGGGCCGCAGCCGGCTGACCTGGTCGGCCTTGGTGGCCAGGGCCCTGTCGC encodes:
- the PSMD10 gene encoding 26S proteasome non-ATPase regulatory subunit 10 → MGDAVSDVGVCNLAYAGRLEELRAQLLRDRALATKADQDHRTALHWACSAGHGDVADLLLGLSVPVNDKDDAGWTPLHIAASAGRDGIVKALIAKGAHVNAVNQNGCTPLHYAASKNKKEIAIMLLENGADPDARDHFESTPLHRAAAKGNLKMVQILLQHNASVNIRDSEGNTPLHLACDEERVEEAKLLVSHGASIHIENKEELTPLKVAKGGLGAILKRMVEG